Proteins from a single region of Phycisphaeraceae bacterium D3-23:
- a CDS encoding protein kinase, protein MAETTQTNLDSVVGRFVVEKGLATSEEVNRCLSLIKDSSSGSDVNQRSLTELLVQEGVVTRAQIDRIKPEVEEQRENRQIPGYQILSKLGAGAMATVYKARQLSLDRIVAIKVLPQKHSNDPNFIQRFHDEGKAAAKLNHPNIVGAYDVGQAGNFHYFVMEFVDGRTVYDDISKHGAYSEEDALKIAIQVTQALTHAHAAGFIHRDVKPKNIMISNSGTVKLADMGLARAVSDREAAEAEQGKAYGTPYYISPEQIRGEVEIDFRADIYAMGATLYHMVTGRVPYEGPNPSAVMHRHLKDELIPPDHINTHLTSGISEIIEVAMAKSTRKRFATTEDLLHDLEQVARGEKPTIARKMFDISSLAALDTNQAQMATFEPDYGDAPLMSQPLFWPMVLGWVSTVLLLLILLAYILTR, encoded by the coding sequence ACCAATCTGGATTCCGTGGTCGGACGCTTTGTCGTCGAGAAAGGCCTGGCCACTTCTGAAGAGGTCAACCGTTGCCTGTCGCTGATCAAGGATTCGTCGAGCGGGTCGGACGTCAACCAGCGCAGCTTGACAGAGCTTCTGGTCCAGGAAGGCGTGGTGACGCGGGCGCAGATCGACCGGATCAAGCCCGAGGTCGAGGAGCAGCGCGAGAATCGGCAGATCCCGGGGTACCAGATCCTATCGAAGCTCGGTGCCGGCGCGATGGCGACGGTGTACAAGGCCCGGCAGCTCTCGCTGGACCGGATCGTCGCGATCAAGGTGCTGCCCCAGAAGCACAGCAACGACCCGAATTTTATTCAGCGGTTTCACGACGAGGGTAAGGCGGCCGCCAAGCTGAACCACCCCAACATCGTCGGCGCGTACGACGTAGGCCAGGCCGGCAACTTCCACTACTTCGTGATGGAGTTTGTGGATGGCCGAACGGTCTACGACGACATCTCCAAGCATGGCGCGTACTCGGAAGAAGATGCGCTCAAGATCGCGATCCAGGTGACCCAGGCGCTGACCCACGCGCACGCGGCCGGGTTCATCCACCGTGATGTGAAGCCCAAGAACATCATGATCTCCAACAGCGGGACCGTGAAGCTCGCGGACATGGGGCTGGCCCGCGCCGTGAGCGACCGCGAGGCCGCCGAGGCCGAGCAGGGCAAGGCCTACGGCACGCCGTATTACATCAGCCCGGAGCAGATCCGCGGCGAGGTCGAGATCGACTTCCGCGCCGACATCTACGCGATGGGCGCAACGCTCTACCACATGGTCACGGGCCGGGTGCCTTACGAGGGCCCCAACCCCTCGGCCGTGATGCACCGCCACCTCAAAGACGAGCTGATCCCCCCGGACCACATCAACACGCACCTGACCTCCGGCATCTCCGAGATCATCGAAGTCGCGATGGCCAAGTCCACCCGCAAACGCTTCGCCACAACCGAGGACCTGCTCCACGACCTCGAGCAGGTCGCCCGCGGCGAGAAGCCCACCATCGCCCGCAAGATGTTCGACATCTCCTCGCTCGCCGCGCTCGACACCAACCAAGCGCAGATGGCGACCTTCGAGCCCGACTACGGCGACGCCCCGCTCATGAGCCAGCCGCTGTTCTGGCCCATGGTGCTTGGCTGGGTCTCCACCGTCCTGCTCCTGCTGATCCTGCTGGCCTACATCCTGACGCGATAA
- a CDS encoding transaldolase, with the protein MATGIASLVETGSKIWLDSVDPDEVVKNKAFGCTGATSNPAIIAGLINSGRFDDQIATFAGQGLSDEDIAWAMTDHLVKEAQQQFHDVWQSTQGDDGWVSFELDPLLEDTANPMSHDEKVARYIELGKQWNQGHDNRMIKVPATPAGLGALEELAAAGLTLNVTLIFTQRQYEAARDAVWRGRQRFGQLDTFKSVYSIFISRVDVYTAEHVTQLSDAAQGRVGVMNAKQIGIANAAFWEDKGLKLKQEMIFASTGKKLDWQDEDYYIAEMAGSDIQTNPPSTNAALEDMAKTYTATSRTISDPAAAQEMGKLVEMAKLEEVLMREGTAKFAEPHQKLIQTIADKRGSLAGA; encoded by the coding sequence ATGGCAACTGGCATCGCCTCACTCGTCGAAACCGGCTCCAAGATCTGGCTCGACTCGGTCGACCCCGATGAGGTCGTCAAGAACAAGGCCTTCGGCTGCACCGGCGCAACCTCCAACCCCGCCATCATCGCCGGGCTCATCAACTCGGGCCGCTTCGACGACCAGATCGCCACCTTCGCGGGCCAGGGCCTCAGCGACGAAGATATCGCCTGGGCCATGACCGACCACCTGGTCAAGGAAGCCCAGCAACAGTTCCACGACGTCTGGCAATCGACACAGGGCGACGACGGCTGGGTCAGCTTCGAGCTCGACCCGCTGCTCGAAGATACCGCGAACCCGATGTCGCACGACGAGAAAGTCGCGCGCTATATCGAGCTGGGTAAGCAGTGGAACCAGGGCCACGACAACCGCATGATCAAGGTCCCTGCGACGCCGGCGGGTCTGGGCGCGTTGGAAGAACTCGCCGCAGCGGGGCTGACGCTGAACGTCACGCTGATCTTCACGCAGCGCCAGTACGAAGCCGCGCGCGACGCGGTGTGGCGCGGCCGTCAACGCTTTGGCCAGCTCGACACGTTCAAGAGCGTGTATTCGATCTTCATCTCGCGGGTCGATGTGTACACCGCCGAGCATGTGACGCAACTCAGCGACGCCGCGCAGGGCCGGGTCGGTGTGATGAACGCGAAGCAGATCGGGATCGCCAACGCGGCGTTTTGGGAGGACAAAGGCTTGAAGCTCAAGCAAGAGATGATCTTCGCCTCGACGGGCAAGAAGCTCGACTGGCAGGACGAGGACTACTACATCGCCGAGATGGCGGGCAGCGACATCCAGACCAACCCGCCATCGACCAACGCGGCGCTGGAGGACATGGCCAAGACCTACACCGCGACCTCCCGGACGATCAGCGACCCGGCCGCGGCCCAGGAGATGGGCAAGCTCGTGGAGATGGCGAAGCTCGAAGAGGTACTGATGCGTGAGGGGACCGCGAAGTTCGCCGAGCCCCACCAGAAGCTGATCCAGACCATCGCCGACAAGCGTGGCTCGCTGGCGGGGGCCTGA
- a CDS encoding PQQ-binding-like beta-propeller repeat protein translates to MVKRWVVVGTVVLLGLGGCAGTSSSNTGQGDGNSGQTSVTNRPTVRTGHLIEPGAASELGYRISWARDMELRGRQHLSSVTVLGDLVVTVERPENLITARSVRDGQLVWKVKIGSSLEHFFAPNRDGDRIFINTQTRMFTLRANSGDVTSVASLEVAVNAAPVYHADSDLAIFGGANGLVFAHSVNNNFARWRYKLPGRVSTPPVSTDRDVFVVDTSGNYVMLEITTGTIQWRNRTLGSVVAAPAIQGNDILIASRDRKLYALNRTSGADTWQYLGAEQPLTATPVALGRLVVLPLPPSGGIVAIGALDGEEQWRSDLNATPIVERDRDLLLHTSRSLLLLDLDEGETLVDAPTLELQTVVPGPNGSLILVSPEGRLLRINRTAG, encoded by the coding sequence ATGGTCAAGCGATGGGTTGTAGTGGGCACGGTCGTTCTCCTGGGGCTGGGCGGGTGCGCGGGCACCTCCTCCTCCAACACCGGGCAGGGCGACGGCAACAGTGGGCAGACCTCGGTCACCAATCGGCCGACCGTCCGCACCGGGCACCTGATCGAGCCGGGCGCCGCCTCCGAGCTGGGCTACCGCATCAGCTGGGCGCGCGACATGGAGCTGCGCGGCCGACAACACCTCAGCTCCGTCACCGTGCTGGGCGACCTCGTCGTCACCGTCGAACGCCCCGAGAACCTCATCACCGCTCGCTCGGTCCGCGACGGCCAGCTCGTGTGGAAGGTCAAGATCGGCAGCTCGCTCGAACACTTCTTCGCGCCCAACCGCGACGGCGACCGCATCTTCATCAACACCCAGACCCGTATGTTCACTCTCCGGGCCAACTCGGGCGACGTCACCTCTGTCGCCTCGCTCGAAGTCGCCGTCAACGCCGCACCCGTCTACCACGCCGACAGTGACCTCGCCATCTTCGGCGGGGCCAATGGCCTCGTCTTCGCTCACAGCGTCAACAACAACTTCGCACGCTGGCGTTACAAGCTGCCCGGCCGTGTCAGCACCCCCCCCGTCAGCACCGACCGCGACGTCTTCGTCGTCGACACCTCCGGCAACTACGTGATGCTCGAGATCACCACCGGCACGATCCAGTGGCGCAACCGCACGCTCGGCAGCGTCGTCGCCGCGCCAGCCATCCAGGGCAACGACATCCTCATCGCCTCGCGCGACCGCAAGCTCTACGCCCTCAACCGCACCAGCGGCGCAGACACCTGGCAGTACCTCGGTGCCGAGCAGCCGCTCACCGCCACCCCGGTCGCGCTGGGCCGGCTCGTCGTCCTCCCCCTGCCCCCGTCGGGCGGGATCGTCGCCATCGGCGCTCTCGACGGCGAAGAGCAGTGGCGCAGCGACCTCAACGCCACCCCCATCGTCGAGCGCGACCGCGACCTGCTGCTCCACACCTCCCGCAGCCTGCTCCTGCTCGACCTCGACGAAGGCGAGACCCTGGTCGACGCCCCGACTCTCGAACTGCAGACCGTGGTCCCCGGGCCCAACGGATCGTTGATCCTCGTCAGCCCCGAGGGCCGGCTCCTGCGGATCAACCGTACTGCGGGCTGA
- a CDS encoding IMP cyclohydrolase: protein MPDLVPIKSALLSVSDKTDLVPFARRLVSCCGTTIISTGGTARALAEAGIDVTPVEQVTGFPEMMDGRVKTLHPKVHGGLLALRDREGHAASLKEHGITPIDLVCVNLYPFEKTVADESVSDADAVEQIDIGGPSMVRSAAKNHAYVTIVTDPAQYDRVVNDIEHNDGATTLTMRRSLASAAFARTAEYDTAIAAWMKQRFDPHPAPREA from the coding sequence ATGCCTGACCTGGTCCCCATCAAATCCGCCCTGCTCTCGGTCTCCGACAAGACCGACCTCGTCCCCTTCGCCCGCCGGCTGGTCTCCTGCTGCGGCACGACGATCATCTCTACCGGCGGCACCGCCCGCGCCCTCGCCGAGGCCGGCATCGACGTCACCCCCGTCGAACAAGTCACCGGCTTCCCCGAGATGATGGACGGCCGGGTCAAGACGCTGCACCCCAAAGTCCACGGCGGCCTGCTCGCGCTGCGCGATCGTGAAGGCCACGCCGCCTCCCTCAAGGAGCACGGCATCACACCCATCGACCTGGTCTGCGTCAACCTCTACCCGTTCGAGAAGACCGTCGCCGACGAATCCGTCAGCGACGCCGACGCCGTCGAGCAGATCGATATCGGCGGCCCATCGATGGTGCGCTCGGCCGCCAAGAACCACGCCTACGTCACGATCGTCACCGACCCGGCCCAATACGACCGCGTCGTCAACGACATCGAACACAACGACGGCGCAACGACCCTGACGATGCGCCGCTCGCTCGCCTCCGCCGCCTTCGCAAGAACCGCCGAGTACGACACCGCCATCGCCGCCTGGATGAAGCAACGCTTCGACCCCCACCCCGCGCCCCGCGAGGCATAG
- a CDS encoding PEP-CTERM sorting domain-containing protein, which translates to MKRFRFSTLALLIASAALALAPVAGATVGYTPVTGGTPGLGPGVAPPSIVPGKEYSHNFDESTLGGGGVFDPEQIIAWDGIGGAADGLDFTGTRPSFTPDSEIDALANHGDHLYGRILSDEAHLVFSIDDMFTGYSFGAPFAGFVPSAGPVMLANGNLIGGAGELSVELGVMGVSAGNPLDTQMLWAPQPAINAMPFPIDVDGVELWGPEPGFAADTDKYSLDTDILSFSPAGGGGPIPGDAVSVWNGSGSPYIAHSTIAIAVSTLLGPDSAGGIPFQQINLDALMVQDTVGSSDEFERDPTGGPGTDSIIFSIEQIIDPGDPDGYYATGSELFVLDASGSITFLAHGGHLWDHAYSLAVFEIFLTDDNNYAVIDINAIEAVSEGVVPEPSGLALLSLGMGLMGWRRRRSSV; encoded by the coding sequence ATGAAAAGGTTTCGTTTCAGTACGTTGGCGTTGTTGATCGCGTCGGCCGCGTTGGCCCTGGCCCCGGTTGCCGGCGCGACCGTGGGGTACACGCCCGTCACCGGCGGCACGCCGGGGCTGGGCCCGGGTGTCGCGCCGCCGAGCATCGTGCCCGGCAAGGAGTACTCGCACAACTTTGATGAGTCCACACTCGGCGGAGGCGGCGTGTTCGACCCCGAACAGATCATCGCGTGGGACGGCATCGGCGGCGCGGCCGACGGCCTGGACTTCACCGGGACGCGCCCGTCCTTCACGCCCGACAGCGAGATCGATGCGCTCGCCAACCACGGCGACCACCTCTACGGACGCATCCTCTCGGACGAGGCGCATCTGGTGTTCTCAATCGACGATATGTTTACGGGCTACTCGTTCGGCGCGCCGTTCGCCGGGTTCGTGCCTTCGGCCGGGCCGGTGATGCTGGCCAACGGCAACCTCATCGGCGGCGCGGGCGAGCTGTCGGTCGAACTGGGCGTGATGGGTGTGAGCGCAGGCAACCCGCTGGACACGCAGATGCTCTGGGCACCCCAGCCGGCGATCAACGCGATGCCTTTCCCGATTGATGTCGATGGCGTTGAGCTCTGGGGGCCCGAGCCCGGCTTCGCCGCCGACACGGACAAGTACTCGCTGGACACCGACATCCTCAGCTTCTCACCGGCCGGTGGCGGCGGGCCGATCCCCGGCGACGCGGTGTCGGTGTGGAACGGCTCGGGCTCGCCCTACATCGCGCACAGCACGATCGCCATCGCGGTGTCGACGCTCCTGGGCCCTGATTCGGCCGGCGGGATCCCGTTCCAGCAGATCAACCTCGACGCCCTGATGGTCCAGGACACCGTCGGCAGCTCCGACGAGTTTGAGCGTGACCCCACCGGCGGCCCGGGCACCGACTCCATCATCTTCAGCATCGAGCAGATCATCGACCCGGGCGACCCCGACGGCTACTACGCGACCGGCAGCGAATTGTTCGTCCTCGACGCGTCGGGCTCGATCACGTTCCTGGCCCACGGCGGACACCTCTGGGACCACGCCTACTCCCTGGCCGTGTTCGAGATCTTCCTGACGGACGACAACAACTACGCCGTGATCGATATCAACGCGATCGAGGCGGTCAGCGAGGGCGTCGTGCCCGAGCCGTCCGGGTTGGCCTTGCTGTCTCTGGGGATGGGGCTGATGGGTTGGCGGCGACGGCGGTCGTCGGTGTAG
- the pyrF gene encoding orotidine-5'-phosphate decarboxylase → MPHFTDRLLAACSAKGAPVCVGLDPVLEKIPASIDRADPAAAIEYFCFEVIDAVAPFVPAVKPQSACFERYGGAGVAVYHRVVRYAKDAGLVVVGDAKRGDIGTSSAHYAAGLLAGEGGCDALTVNGYLGGDGLEPFMDVAQRDGRGLFVLVRTSNPGGDAIQTLKLEDGRTIAQAVGDVVAQLGAGCVGDGGYSNVGMVVGATKPADAAELRERYPQQLFLVPGYGAQGGGADGVRACFKPDGTGALIAASRSVNYAFTDRDPAGNAWASAVADAAQAMRDDVADILAVTR, encoded by the coding sequence ATGCCACACTTTACCGACCGTCTGCTCGCCGCCTGTTCCGCCAAGGGTGCCCCCGTCTGTGTTGGGCTTGACCCGGTGCTCGAAAAAATCCCCGCCTCGATCGACCGCGCCGACCCGGCGGCGGCGATCGAGTATTTTTGTTTCGAAGTGATCGACGCGGTCGCGCCGTTTGTCCCGGCGGTCAAGCCGCAGTCGGCCTGCTTCGAGCGGTACGGCGGCGCGGGTGTCGCCGTCTACCACCGCGTCGTACGCTACGCGAAAGACGCCGGGCTCGTCGTCGTCGGCGACGCGAAGCGCGGCGATATCGGCACATCCAGCGCCCACTACGCCGCGGGCCTGCTCGCCGGCGAAGGCGGCTGCGATGCGCTCACGGTCAACGGCTACCTCGGCGGCGACGGGCTCGAGCCGTTCATGGATGTCGCGCAGCGCGACGGGCGCGGCCTGTTCGTCCTCGTGCGCACGAGCAACCCCGGCGGCGACGCGATCCAGACCCTGAAGCTCGAGGACGGCCGAACGATCGCACAGGCCGTCGGCGATGTGGTCGCGCAACTCGGTGCGGGCTGTGTCGGCGATGGCGGGTACAGCAACGTCGGCATGGTGGTCGGCGCGACCAAGCCCGCAGACGCGGCGGAACTCCGCGAGCGCTACCCGCAGCAGCTCTTCCTCGTCCCCGGCTACGGCGCACAGGGCGGCGGCGCGGACGGCGTCCGCGCCTGCTTCAAGCCGGACGGCACCGGCGCATTGATCGCCGCCAGCCGATCGGTGAACTACGCGTTTACGGATCGGGACCCTGCCGGCAACGCCTGGGCGTCCGCCGTCGCCGACGCCGCGCAGGCGATGCGGGATGATGTTGCCGACATCCTGGCGGTCACGCGCTAG
- a CDS encoding iron ABC transporter permease has translation MRSDDATDSAVRGVGLRAWFGLSLLALLLIGAVIARLYVGSSSIGWPGGEYAGHIMVERSRMLLFGAVVGVALAVSGVALQALLRNALAEPYILGLSTGAGLGITVQIFCVAQFAVYAGPRELGALVGAVLTLGIVFFASRRGGVIDRLGLLLTGVVLSTINGALIMLLHHLTPPEFQRDLMQWMMGLLPTRPPAWGDSAAIGVTVLGLAWLLLRASAMDVATFDDDEAHALGVHGPRLRLGLLITASALAAAAVVIAGPIAFVGLICPHIARLILGPAHRGVLLGSAMLGATLLITANVASELIAHLTPDTIGVLPVGIFTALVGGPAFLWMLRPKLGTGISEG, from the coding sequence ATGCGCAGCGACGACGCGACCGATTCGGCGGTGCGGGGCGTGGGTCTGCGTGCTTGGTTCGGGCTGTCGCTGCTCGCGCTCCTGCTCATCGGCGCGGTGATTGCTCGTCTGTACGTCGGCTCCTCAAGCATCGGCTGGCCTGGCGGTGAGTACGCCGGACACATCATGGTCGAGCGCTCGAGGATGCTGCTGTTTGGCGCAGTGGTCGGCGTCGCGCTCGCGGTGAGCGGGGTCGCGTTGCAGGCGCTTTTGCGAAACGCGCTGGCGGAGCCGTACATCCTGGGTCTGTCGACGGGCGCGGGGCTGGGCATCACGGTGCAGATTTTTTGTGTCGCGCAGTTCGCGGTCTACGCGGGTCCAAGAGAGCTTGGCGCGCTGGTCGGCGCGGTGCTGACGCTGGGCATCGTCTTCTTCGCCAGCCGGCGCGGCGGTGTGATCGATCGGCTGGGGCTGCTGCTGACAGGTGTGGTGCTGAGCACGATCAACGGTGCGCTCATCATGCTGCTCCACCACCTGACACCCCCCGAGTTTCAGCGCGACCTGATGCAGTGGATGATGGGCCTGCTGCCGACGCGCCCGCCGGCGTGGGGCGACTCGGCCGCGATCGGGGTGACCGTGCTCGGGCTGGCCTGGCTGCTGCTGCGCGCCAGCGCGATGGACGTCGCGACGTTCGACGATGACGAGGCCCACGCGTTGGGCGTCCACGGCCCGCGGCTTCGGCTCGGGCTGCTCATCACCGCCAGCGCGCTCGCCGCAGCCGCCGTCGTCATCGCCGGACCCATCGCGTTTGTCGGGCTCATCTGCCCGCACATCGCCCGGCTCATTCTCGGCCCCGCGCACCGCGGCGTGCTGCTGGGCTCTGCCATGCTCGGCGCGACCCTGCTCATCACCGCCAACGTCGCCTCCGAACTCATCGCACACCTGACCCCCGACACGATCGGCGTCCTGCCCGTGGGCATCTTCACCGCGCTGGTCGGCGGCCCGGCGTTCCTCTGGATGCTCCGCCCCAAACTTGGCACGGGTATCAGTGAAGGGTGA
- a CDS encoding ABC transporter substrate-binding protein: MIIDMGEEDRLVGVAQHDDVSLGLPVCGNYLDPDVELILSLEPDLILTESGVQPTSARLAELELAGVFEVVALPHVRSIDDVSDALTHPEHGLGAVLRLQDTAEYTNRQMMGRLEAIAKQVEGRPRPRVLMLLTTDPLGAIGAGVTHDELLTLAGGDNVLADADAGYVLIDRQMLIDDLRPDVILLIEPNASALLADDARLRSLQGLPIHAITEGRVVLIDHPQALLPSTSLPEVMAQMAAALHPDALGEIEPASRARLCAVGWGLDSGMRTAELSARTPRELYPGAQP, encoded by the coding sequence ATGATCATCGACATGGGCGAGGAGGACCGCCTCGTCGGGGTCGCGCAGCACGACGACGTGTCGCTCGGGCTGCCGGTGTGTGGCAACTACCTGGACCCGGATGTCGAGTTGATCCTGTCGCTGGAGCCCGACCTGATCCTGACCGAGTCGGGCGTCCAGCCGACGTCCGCCCGGCTGGCGGAGCTGGAACTAGCCGGCGTGTTCGAGGTGGTGGCGCTGCCGCACGTGCGATCGATCGATGATGTTTCGGATGCGCTGACGCACCCCGAGCACGGCCTGGGTGCTGTGCTTCGCTTGCAAGACACGGCGGAGTACACAAATCGGCAGATGATGGGTCGTCTGGAGGCGATCGCGAAGCAGGTCGAGGGCCGGCCTCGGCCGCGCGTGTTGATGCTGCTCACCACCGACCCGCTCGGCGCGATCGGCGCGGGCGTGACACACGACGAACTGCTGACGCTGGCGGGCGGCGACAACGTGCTGGCGGATGCGGACGCGGGCTACGTGCTGATCGATCGGCAGATGTTGATCGATGATCTTCGGCCGGACGTCATCCTGCTGATCGAGCCCAACGCCTCGGCGCTCTTGGCCGACGACGCCCGCCTGCGTTCGCTTCAGGGGCTGCCGATCCACGCGATCACGGAGGGCCGGGTTGTGTTGATCGACCACCCACAGGCGCTGTTGCCGAGCACGTCACTGCCGGAAGTGATGGCGCAGATGGCGGCGGCGCTGCACCCGGATGCGTTGGGTGAGATCGAGCCGGCGAGTAGGGCCAGACTCTGTGCTGTCGGGTGGGGCTTAGATTCTGGGATGCGTACGGCAGAGCTATCGGCGAGGACGCCTCGGGAATTGTATCCGGGGGCGCAGCCGTGA
- a CDS encoding low molecular weight protein arginine phosphatase, whose protein sequence is MIEYSVLFVCTGNTCRSPMAEGLAKAVLAHRKGVSADGLETAGVRVGSAGVFAAPGSPATPEAVTAAQALGADISGHGSRPLTESMIQDADAIYTMTDQHRLAVLTLSPAAAEKTHRLDAQQDITDPIGMDQQVYVQCAEMIQSAVANRIAERYDADADAAQR, encoded by the coding sequence ATGATCGAATACAGCGTCCTGTTCGTGTGTACTGGCAACACGTGCCGTAGCCCGATGGCTGAGGGCCTGGCCAAGGCGGTTCTCGCCCATCGCAAGGGTGTCTCGGCCGATGGCCTTGAAACGGCGGGGGTGCGTGTGGGGTCGGCGGGGGTGTTCGCCGCGCCGGGCAGCCCGGCGACGCCCGAGGCGGTGACCGCCGCGCAGGCGCTGGGCGCCGATATCTCCGGCCACGGCTCGCGCCCGCTGACCGAATCGATGATCCAGGATGCGGATGCGATCTACACGATGACCGACCAGCACCGCCTGGCCGTGCTGACGCTGAGCCCGGCGGCCGCAGAAAAGACGCACCGTCTTGACGCGCAGCAAGACATCACCGACCCGATCGGCATGGACCAGCAGGTTTATGTGCAGTGCGCGGAGATGATCCAGTCCGCCGTAGCGAATCGGATCGCCGAGCGATATGACGCCGATGCCGACGCCGCGCAGCGGTAG
- the argF gene encoding ornithine carbamoyltransferase — MTDTTTSTAIQHFLSIRETSQPDLERMFDLAFKLRDERNAGKPNAPVLQGKTLGMFFEKPSLRTRVSFEQGMLELGGNAIVLGQDEVGLGQRESVADFTRVMNGMVHGIAARVYKHEHLVEMAQHATVPVVNMLSEQAHPAQALADAMTLMDEFGRDLSGKHVVFVGDGNNVARSLAMVCGKLGASFTLASPPDYAPEQAFADRVMAVCPGMDLTMTHDPASAMHYADAVYADTFVSMGDEDEHADRHAAFAGFQVNDELLSHAPDHAVVLHCLPAHRGEEITDVVMDGPRSRVFPQAHNRLHAQKGLLAVLMG, encoded by the coding sequence ATGACCGACACTACCACCTCCACCGCCATCCAGCACTTCCTCTCCATCCGAGAGACATCGCAGCCCGACCTCGAACGTATGTTCGACCTCGCGTTCAAGCTGCGCGACGAGCGCAACGCCGGCAAGCCGAACGCGCCTGTGTTGCAGGGCAAAACGCTGGGCATGTTCTTCGAGAAGCCCTCGCTGCGCACACGTGTCAGCTTCGAGCAGGGCATGCTCGAACTCGGCGGCAATGCCATCGTGCTGGGCCAGGACGAGGTCGGGCTGGGCCAGCGCGAGTCCGTCGCCGACTTCACCCGCGTGATGAACGGTATGGTCCACGGCATCGCCGCGCGGGTTTATAAACACGAGCACCTGGTCGAGATGGCGCAGCACGCCACCGTCCCCGTCGTCAATATGCTTAGCGAGCAGGCCCACCCGGCCCAGGCGCTCGCCGACGCGATGACGCTAATGGATGAGTTCGGCCGAGACCTCTCGGGCAAGCATGTCGTCTTCGTCGGCGACGGCAATAACGTTGCGCGGTCCCTCGCAATGGTCTGCGGCAAGCTGGGCGCGAGCTTTACGCTGGCCAGCCCGCCCGACTACGCGCCCGAGCAGGCGTTCGCCGACCGCGTCATGGCGGTGTGCCCGGGCATGGACCTGACGATGACGCACGACCCTGCGAGCGCGATGCACTATGCCGACGCGGTGTACGCCGACACGTTCGTCTCGATGGGCGATGAGGACGAGCACGCCGACCGGCACGCCGCGTTCGCGGGCTTTCAGGTCAACGACGAGCTCCTGAGCCACGCCCCCGACCACGCGGTCGTGCTGCACTGCCTGCCGGCCCACCGCGGTGAAGAGATCACCGACGTCGTGATGGACGGCCCGCGAAGCCGCGTCTTCCCCCAGGCCCACAACCGCCTGCACGCGCAGAAGGGGTTGTTGGCGGTGTTGATGGGGTAG
- the argB gene encoding acetylglutamate kinase, with the protein MQDAINKAAALVEAHAYIRSFAGRVVVVKVGGSIMDTPEALKALLQDVCFMHSVGMRPILVHGGGKGITAAMEQAGLEAQFVQGRRYTDDRTLAIAEHVLINDINAGIIRMIADAGHQAMGLHSLSSCVVFGKRLFLAGEAGRKIDVGFVGEVTQVNGELLHAITQAGIIPVIAPIARDPAGGKLNINADSVAGHVAAAVQAEKIVLVSDTHGIRKSANPDDLARHLDRGEIDALVDSGVISEGMLPKVEASLTALHGGVTKAHIIDGRIPHALLLEVYTDAGVGTEIVL; encoded by the coding sequence TTGCAGGACGCCATCAACAAAGCCGCCGCGCTCGTCGAAGCGCACGCCTACATCCGCTCATTCGCCGGCCGCGTGGTCGTTGTGAAGGTCGGCGGGTCGATCATGGACACGCCCGAGGCGCTCAAGGCCCTGCTCCAGGACGTCTGCTTCATGCACTCGGTCGGCATGCGCCCGATCCTCGTCCACGGCGGGGGCAAGGGCATCACCGCCGCGATGGAGCAGGCCGGCCTCGAAGCTCAGTTCGTGCAGGGCCGACGCTACACCGACGACCGCACCCTCGCGATCGCCGAGCACGTGCTCATCAACGACATCAACGCCGGCATCATCAGGATGATCGCCGACGCCGGCCACCAGGCGATGGGGCTGCACTCGCTATCGAGCTGCGTCGTCTTCGGCAAGCGGTTGTTCCTCGCGGGCGAGGCCGGCCGCAAGATCGACGTCGGCTTCGTCGGCGAAGTCACGCAGGTCAATGGCGAGTTGCTCCACGCGATCACGCAGGCGGGCATCATCCCCGTCATCGCGCCGATCGCGCGCGACCCTGCGGGCGGCAAGCTCAATATCAACGCCGACTCCGTCGCGGGCCACGTCGCCGCCGCAGTCCAAGCCGAGAAGATCGTCCTCGTCTCCGACACGCACGGCATCCGAAAGTCCGCCAACCCCGACGACCTCGCACGCCACCTCGACCGCGGCGAGATCGACGCGCTCGTCGACTCGGGCGTCATCTCCGAGGGCATGCTCCCCAAGGTCGAGGCCTCGCTCACAGCGTTGCACGGCGGCGTGACCAAGGCCCACATCATCGACGGCCGCATCCCCCACGCGCTGCTGCTCGAGGTCTACACCGACGCCGGCGTCGGCACCGAAATCGTTCTCTAA